A single genomic interval of Saccharospirillum mangrovi harbors:
- the urtE gene encoding urea ABC transporter ATP-binding subunit UrtE produces MIDIHGLNQLYGGTQILWDLNLDIKPGACTCIMGRNGVGKTTLLKCLMGLLPIKSGEILFDGQSIHTKSAESRARTGIGYVPQGRDIFPLLTVEENLRIGLKARPDKAKKIPQKIFDLFPVLGDMMHRRGGDLSGGQQQQLAIGRALVLDPKVLILDEPNEGIQPNIVAQIGDVIQLLQKEDGLTVVLVEQKLGFARRVGQEFRLMEKGRIVASDQMANLTDELIRQHLAV; encoded by the coding sequence ATGATCGACATTCACGGCCTCAACCAACTCTACGGCGGCACACAAATTCTGTGGGATTTGAACCTCGATATTAAACCCGGTGCCTGCACCTGCATCATGGGGCGCAACGGTGTTGGCAAAACCACGCTGCTGAAATGCCTGATGGGTTTGCTGCCGATCAAGAGCGGCGAAATTCTGTTCGACGGCCAGAGCATTCACACCAAGTCAGCCGAAAGCCGGGCGCGTACCGGCATCGGGTATGTACCGCAAGGGCGCGATATTTTTCCGCTGCTCACGGTCGAAGAAAACCTGCGCATCGGCTTAAAAGCCCGGCCCGATAAAGCCAAGAAAATTCCGCAGAAAATCTTCGATTTATTTCCAGTGCTCGGCGACATGATGCACCGGCGCGGTGGCGATTTATCCGGCGGCCAGCAACAGCAACTGGCGATTGGCCGGGCGTTGGTGCTCGACCCGAAAGTGTTGATTCTCGACGAACCCAACGAAGGCATTCAGCCCAACATCGTCGCGCAAATTGGCGATGTAATTCAGTTGCTGCAAAAAGAAGACGGTTTAACGGTGGTGCTGGTGGAACAGAAACTCGGTTTCGCGCGCCGCGTCGGCCAGGAATTCCGCTTAATGGAAAAAGGCCGCATCGTCGCCAGCGACCAGATGGCGAATTTAACCGACGAATTAATTCGTCAGCATCTGGCGGTGTAA
- the urtA gene encoding urea ABC transporter substrate-binding protein — translation MKSKQLLPGIALGLGATLGSHALAEVEPIKVGVLHSLSGTMAISESTLKDTVLMMVEQQNAAGGLLGRPLEAVVVDPASDWPLFAEKARELLTEEDVDVIFGCWTSVSRKSVLPVIEELNGLMFYPVQYEGEESSENIFYTGAAPNQQAIPAVDYLMNDLGIERWVLAGTDYVYPRTTNKILEAYLKDKGVAEADIMINYTPFGHSDWQSIVSDIKAFGSAGKPTAVVSTINGDANVPFYRELGNQNISSFEIPVVAFSVGEEELSGIDTTPLVGHLAAWNYFQSVESDANDEFIAAWHEFTGNDERVTNDPMEATYIGFKMWAQAVEQAGTTDVDAVEDAMIGQEVENLTGGVAVMNKNHHLSKPVLIGEIQDDGQFEVVWETDGVVPGDAWSDFLPESKMLLADWTAPISCGNYNTETKTCSGQNY, via the coding sequence ATGAAATCCAAGCAACTGTTGCCCGGCATCGCGCTGGGTTTGGGTGCCACACTTGGCAGCCACGCACTGGCCGAAGTGGAACCGATTAAAGTCGGCGTTTTGCATTCGCTGTCTGGCACCATGGCGATCAGTGAAAGCACCTTAAAAGACACCGTTTTGATGATGGTGGAACAGCAAAACGCCGCCGGTGGTTTGCTCGGCCGTCCGCTCGAAGCGGTGGTGGTAGACCCGGCATCCGACTGGCCGTTGTTCGCCGAAAAAGCACGCGAATTGCTGACCGAAGAAGACGTCGATGTGATCTTCGGTTGCTGGACATCCGTGTCGCGCAAATCGGTATTGCCCGTCATCGAAGAACTGAACGGCCTGATGTTCTATCCGGTTCAGTACGAAGGCGAAGAATCGTCCGAAAACATTTTCTACACCGGCGCGGCACCGAACCAGCAAGCCATCCCGGCGGTCGATTACTTGATGAACGACCTGGGCATTGAGCGTTGGGTACTGGCCGGAACCGACTACGTGTATCCGCGCACCACCAACAAAATTCTCGAAGCCTATTTGAAAGACAAAGGCGTCGCTGAAGCCGACATCATGATCAACTACACGCCGTTCGGTCATTCCGATTGGCAGTCGATCGTTTCCGACATCAAAGCCTTCGGCAGTGCCGGCAAACCGACAGCGGTGGTTTCCACCATCAACGGCGACGCCAACGTGCCGTTCTACCGCGAACTGGGCAACCAGAACATTTCCTCGTTCGAAATTCCGGTCGTCGCTTTCTCGGTCGGTGAAGAAGAACTCTCCGGCATCGACACCACACCGCTGGTCGGCCACCTGGCCGCCTGGAACTACTTCCAGAGCGTAGAAAGCGACGCTAACGATGAATTCATCGCCGCCTGGCACGAATTCACCGGCAACGACGAGCGCGTCACTAACGACCCAATGGAAGCCACTTACATCGGTTTCAAAATGTGGGCGCAAGCGGTTGAACAAGCCGGCACCACCGACGTCGATGCAGTAGAAGACGCCATGATCGGCCAGGAAGTTGAAAACCTGACCGGCGGCGTAGCCGTGATGAACAAAAACCATCACCTGAGCAAGCCGGTATTGATTGGCGAAATTCAGGACGACGGCCAGTTCGAAGTGGTATGGGAGACCGATGGCGTAGTACCGGGCGATGCCTGGTCCGACTTCCTGCCGGAATCAAAAATGCTGCTCGCCGACTGGACCGCGCCGATCAGCTGCGGCAACTACAACACCGAAACCAAAACCTGTTCGGGGCAGAATTATTGA
- the urtB gene encoding urea ABC transporter permease subunit UrtB has translation MKRLLRLATGLLATCGLLFTHAAFAESLFEQRLGELTEASLAETQALLEALEAEGDPRLLPLFDALFNGNLYYIEADQTLVAADPNSGTAPFTGILSGDVVASLSEDDVAKVRVNNRLRRYLNDALARLKLTAADPDIRIAAVNELLSQLNANTVAQLDALRANEQNANVQKALDTALNLYTAQSSDRVGERVQAIHALSGSLQNAVRNALARLADDATAPEAVRIAATDSLKRIEQKFTFYSYVNQLFFGLSLGSVLLLAAFGLAITFGVMGVINMAHGEMLMLGAYTTFVVQQLMPNAINQSIWVAIPMAFLVAGSVGVLIERCVIRFLHGRPLETLLATFGISLVLQQLVRTVFSPLNRRVIAPDWLSGSWQINPALSLTYNRLYILIFALIVFAVLVLIMKKTSLGLQVRAVSQNRAMAKAMGIKTDWVDALTFGLGSGIAGIGGVALSQLTNVGPNLGQSYIIDSFMVVVFGGVGNLYGTLVAAFTLGVANKFLEPITGTVLATTLVLVFIILFIQKKPKGLFPQRGRAAE, from the coding sequence GTGAAACGTCTGTTACGGTTGGCAACTGGCCTGCTGGCAACCTGCGGGTTGCTGTTCACCCACGCCGCCTTTGCTGAGTCTTTATTCGAACAACGGCTCGGTGAACTCACCGAAGCCAGCCTGGCCGAAACCCAGGCGCTACTGGAAGCGTTGGAAGCCGAAGGCGACCCGCGCTTGCTGCCGTTATTCGATGCCTTGTTCAACGGCAACCTCTATTACATCGAGGCCGACCAAACCCTGGTCGCAGCCGACCCCAATTCCGGCACCGCACCGTTCACCGGCATTTTAAGCGGTGACGTTGTTGCGTCTTTAAGCGAAGACGACGTCGCCAAAGTGCGCGTAAACAACCGCCTGCGCCGTTACCTGAACGACGCCCTGGCCCGGCTGAAACTCACCGCCGCCGACCCGGACATTCGCATCGCCGCGGTGAACGAATTACTCAGCCAATTAAACGCCAACACCGTCGCCCAACTCGATGCGCTGCGCGCCAACGAACAAAACGCCAACGTGCAAAAAGCACTCGATACGGCGCTGAATTTATACACCGCCCAAAGCAGCGACCGCGTTGGCGAACGCGTGCAAGCCATTCACGCCCTGAGCGGCAGTTTGCAAAACGCCGTGCGCAATGCGCTGGCACGTTTGGCCGACGATGCCACCGCACCCGAAGCCGTGCGCATCGCCGCCACCGATTCACTGAAACGCATCGAACAGAAATTCACTTTCTACAGCTACGTGAACCAGTTGTTCTTCGGTTTGAGTCTGGGTTCGGTGTTGTTGCTCGCCGCTTTTGGCCTGGCAATCACCTTTGGCGTAATGGGCGTGATCAACATGGCGCACGGCGAAATGTTAATGCTCGGCGCTTACACCACCTTCGTCGTGCAACAGCTGATGCCCAATGCCATTAACCAATCCATCTGGGTAGCGATACCGATGGCGTTTTTAGTCGCCGGCAGCGTGGGCGTGTTGATCGAACGTTGCGTCATTCGTTTTCTGCACGGCCGACCGCTGGAAACCTTGCTCGCTACGTTCGGCATCAGTCTGGTTCTGCAACAACTGGTACGCACGGTGTTCTCGCCACTGAACCGTCGCGTTATCGCACCCGACTGGCTGAGCGGTTCCTGGCAAATTAACCCGGCGTTATCGCTCACTTACAACCGGTTATACATCCTGATTTTCGCGTTAATCGTGTTCGCGGTGCTGGTGTTAATCATGAAAAAAACCTCACTCGGTTTGCAGGTGCGCGCCGTCTCGCAAAACCGCGCCATGGCAAAAGCCATGGGCATTAAAACCGACTGGGTGGATGCGCTGACCTTTGGTTTGGGTTCGGGCATTGCCGGCATCGGCGGTGTGGCGCTCAGCCAATTAACCAACGTTGGCCCCAACCTCGGCCAGTCGTACATCATCGATTCGTTTATGGTCGTCGTGTTCGGCGGCGTCGGGAATTTGTACGGCACCTTGGTGGCCGCTTTTACGCTCGGTGTCGCCAATAAATTTCTGGAACCGATCACCGGCACGGTGTTGGCAACCACGCTGGTGTTGGTGTTCATCATTCTGTTCATTCAGAAAAAACCCAAAGGCTTGTTCCCTCAACGCGGGAGGGCCGCTGAATGA
- the urtD gene encoding urea ABC transporter ATP-binding protein UrtD — translation MTVQSLLDREHVWPFLTPAQRPVDVSHQVILYVEGLTVSFDGFKALNDLNLYVNDGELRCLIGANGAGKTTLMDVITGKTACDSGRAFFGQTIDLLAHSEAEVAQLGIGRKFQKPTVFEAQTVFDNLELAMKSNKALWPTLIAKLTPSDIDRIDSVLATIGLTTERFKLAGSLSHGQKQWLEIGMLLVAEPRLLLIDEPVAGMTAEETDRTAELLTSLAGERTVIVVEHDMAFVRSIARTVTVLHQGSVLAEGTMDQIQNHPDVIEVYLGEEA, via the coding sequence ATGACTGTTCAGTCTTTGCTCGACCGCGAGCACGTCTGGCCGTTTTTAACCCCGGCACAACGGCCGGTGGATGTGTCGCATCAGGTCATTTTGTACGTCGAAGGGCTCACCGTCAGTTTCGACGGTTTCAAAGCGCTGAACGACTTAAACCTCTACGTGAACGACGGCGAATTACGCTGCTTAATCGGCGCGAACGGTGCCGGTAAAACCACGCTGATGGATGTGATTACCGGCAAAACCGCCTGCGATTCCGGCCGCGCTTTCTTCGGCCAGACCATCGATTTACTGGCGCACTCCGAGGCCGAAGTCGCGCAACTCGGCATCGGCCGGAAATTCCAGAAACCCACCGTCTTTGAAGCACAGACGGTGTTCGACAATCTGGAACTGGCGATGAAAAGCAACAAGGCATTGTGGCCAACGCTGATCGCCAAACTCACGCCGTCAGACATCGACCGCATCGATTCAGTGCTCGCCACCATCGGCCTCACCACCGAGCGTTTCAAACTGGCCGGCAGTTTGTCGCACGGGCAAAAGCAGTGGTTGGAAATTGGCATGCTATTGGTCGCCGAACCGCGCCTGTTATTGATCGACGAACCCGTAGCCGGCATGACCGCCGAAGAAACCGACCGCACCGCTGAATTGCTCACCTCGCTCGCCGGTGAACGCACCGTCATCGTGGTCGAACACGACATGGCTTTTGTGCGTTCCATCGCTCGCACCGTCACGGTGTTGCATCAAGGCTCGGTACTCGCCGAAGGCACCATGGACCAGATTCAAAACCACCCGGATGTCATCGAGGTGTACCTGGGGGAAGAAGCATGA
- the urtC gene encoding urea ABC transporter permease subunit UrtC, with protein sequence MNRFTQLLSLGRMPGNKTLPFVAILFAVTLLASLGNLLVPEGSALHVSTYTITLLGKYLSYALLALAVDVIWGYCGILSLGHGAFFALGGYAMGMYLMRQIGDRGVYGNPVLPDFMVFLNWDALPWFWLGMDQFWFAILMVVFVPGLLAFVFGWLAFHSRVTGVYLSIITQALTYALMLAFFRNEMGFGGNNGLTDFKDLLGFDLQSDTTRVALFALTAFMLGLVYVISHLILKSRFGKVIEAIRDGENRVRFLGYRTERYKVGLFVYSAVVAGIAGALYVPQVGIINPGEFAPLKSIELVVWVAVGGRGTLYGAVVGALLVNYAKTRFTAILPDGWLFILGGLFVLVTLFLPKGLVGLVGQVRARFKPAKPSEESAV encoded by the coding sequence ATGAATCGTTTCACGCAACTGCTGTCACTCGGTCGTATGCCGGGCAATAAAACGCTGCCGTTCGTGGCGATTTTATTCGCCGTCACCTTGCTGGCCTCGCTGGGTAATTTGCTGGTGCCGGAAGGTTCAGCGCTGCATGTATCGACCTACACCATCACCTTGCTCGGCAAGTATTTGAGTTACGCCTTGCTGGCGTTGGCAGTCGATGTGATTTGGGGTTACTGCGGCATTCTCAGTTTGGGACACGGCGCTTTCTTTGCGCTCGGCGGCTACGCCATGGGCATGTATCTGATGCGCCAGATTGGCGACCGCGGCGTTTACGGCAACCCCGTCCTGCCCGACTTTATGGTGTTCCTGAATTGGGATGCACTGCCCTGGTTCTGGCTGGGTATGGACCAGTTCTGGTTCGCCATACTGATGGTGGTGTTTGTGCCCGGTTTGCTCGCCTTCGTGTTCGGCTGGCTGGCGTTTCATTCGCGCGTCACCGGCGTGTATTTATCGATCATCACCCAGGCACTCACCTACGCCTTAATGCTCGCCTTCTTCCGCAACGAAATGGGCTTTGGCGGCAACAATGGCTTAACCGATTTTAAAGATTTGCTCGGCTTCGACTTACAGTCCGACACCACCCGCGTCGCCCTGTTCGCACTCACGGCTTTTATGCTCGGTTTGGTGTACGTGATCAGCCATCTCATTTTGAAATCGCGTTTCGGCAAAGTGATCGAGGCGATTCGCGATGGCGAAAACCGGGTGCGCTTTTTGGGCTACCGCACCGAACGATACAAGGTCGGCTTGTTTGTTTATTCCGCCGTGGTCGCGGGCATTGCCGGGGCGCTCTATGTGCCGCAAGTCGGCATCATCAACCCCGGTGAATTTGCGCCGCTGAAATCCATCGAACTCGTCGTTTGGGTTGCCGTTGGTGGGCGCGGCACTTTGTACGGCGCTGTGGTCGGTGCCTTGTTGGTGAACTACGCCAAGACGCGCTTCACCGCCATTTTGCCGGACGGCTGGCTGTTTATTCTCGGCGGTCTGTTTGTGTTGGTCACGCTGTTCCTGCCCAAAGGACTGGTCGGTCTGGTCGGCCAGGTGCGCGCTCGTTTCAAACCCGCCAAACCCTCCGAGGAGTCTGCCGTATGA